In one Lachnospiraceae bacterium GAM79 genomic region, the following are encoded:
- a CDS encoding sugar O-acetyltransferase has product MTEREKMIAGSVYDPSDDELIRLRQNAHRLSKEYNDCFETDEKREKILAELIPNKGKNVYLQGPVQFDYGCFTEIGENSYANFNFTCLDCAPVKIGCNVFMGPNVSLLTPMHPFRFQERNIYKREDGVYTDREYAKPITIGDNCWLAGNVTVCGGVTIGSGSVIGAGSVVTRDIPSGVLAAGNPCRVIREITEEDRLK; this is encoded by the coding sequence ATGACAGAAAGAGAAAAAATGATAGCAGGATCCGTTTATGATCCATCTGATGATGAATTAATACGATTAAGACAGAATGCGCATCGGTTGAGTAAAGAGTATAATGACTGCTTTGAGACAGATGAGAAACGCGAGAAGATTCTGGCAGAGCTGATTCCGAATAAGGGTAAGAATGTATATCTTCAGGGACCGGTTCAGTTCGATTACGGTTGCTTTACCGAGATAGGCGAGAACAGTTATGCGAACTTTAATTTTACCTGTCTGGACTGTGCACCTGTTAAGATCGGCTGCAATGTATTTATGGGACCGAATGTTTCTCTGCTGACACCGATGCATCCGTTTCGTTTTCAGGAGCGTAACATTTATAAGAGGGAAGACGGCGTGTATACAGACCGGGAATATGCGAAGCCAATCACGATCGGAGATAACTGTTGGCTGGCAGGAAATGTAACAGTATGTGGCGGTGTAACGATCGGCAGCGGTTCTGTGATCGGAGCCGGAAGCGTGGTTACGAGAGATATCCCATCGGGAGTATTGGCTGCCGGAAATCCATGCAGAGTCATTCGCGAGATCACGGAGGAAGACCGTTTAAAGTAG
- a CDS encoding sugar ABC transporter permease — protein MTKTGKKINGKQKLTPSDIVVHIILVILSVIWVIPILWIVLISFRGEKGQYVSTLLPKAYTLGNYTKLFTDTGILNFPKMFMNTLIIAIFSCIISTVFVLAMSYCMSRMRFRLRRPFMNVALILGMFPGFMAMIAVYYILKAIGLSEGSLIRVALILVYSGGAGLQFYIAKGFFDTIPKSIEEAAYLDGATRWQSFTKIIIPLSRPIIVYTVLNSFLAPWIDFVFAKVICRANKDYYTVSIGLWNMLEKEYVYPWFNSFAAGAVLISIPIIILFMFMQKCYRESFSGGVKG, from the coding sequence ATGACTAAAACAGGTAAGAAAATAAATGGAAAACAGAAGCTTACACCATCGGATATCGTTGTTCATATTATACTGGTAATTCTTTCTGTGATCTGGGTAATCCCGATTCTGTGGATCGTTCTGATCAGCTTCCGTGGAGAAAAAGGACAGTATGTTTCTACATTGCTGCCAAAGGCGTATACTCTTGGCAATTACACAAAGTTATTTACAGATACCGGTATCCTGAATTTTCCGAAGATGTTCATGAATACTTTGATTATTGCGATTTTCTCCTGTATAATATCTACAGTATTTGTATTGGCGATGTCATACTGTATGTCGAGAATGCGTTTCCGACTGAGACGCCCATTTATGAATGTAGCATTGATCCTTGGTATGTTCCCGGGATTCATGGCTATGATTGCAGTTTATTATATCTTAAAGGCGATCGGACTGTCAGAAGGATCCTTGATCCGTGTTGCACTTATCCTGGTTTATTCCGGTGGTGCAGGCTTACAGTTCTATATTGCAAAAGGCTTCTTTGATACGATTCCGAAGTCGATCGAGGAAGCAGCTTATCTGGACGGAGCAACCAGATGGCAGTCGTTTACTAAGATCATTATTCCGTTAAGCCGTCCGATCATTGTATATACGGTTCTGAATTCCTTTCTTGCTCCTTGGATTGATTTCGTATTTGCAAAGGTTATCTGCCGTGCAAATAAGGATTACTATACCGTATCTATCGGACTTTGGAATATGTTAGAGAAAGAATATGTGTATCCGTGGTTCAATTCCTTTGCAGCCGGTGCGGTGCTGATCTCAATTCCGATCATCATTCTGTTCATGTTTATGCAGAAGTGTTATCGTGAGAGCTTCTCCGGTGGTGTAAAAGGTTAA
- a CDS encoding diaminopimelate dehydrogenase: MKIGILGYGNLGRGVECAIKQNPDMELAAVFTRRAPETVSILTEGAAVCSVNDVEQWKDKIDVMILCGGSATDLPEQTPKYAEMFNVIDSFDTHARIPEHFANVDAAAKKNGHVGIISVGWDPGMFSLNRMYANAILPEGRDYTFWGKGVSQGHSDAIRRVEGVKDGKQYTIPVEAALEAVRNGENPELTTRQKHTRECFVVLEDGADPVKVEETIKNMPNYFADYDTTVHFISEEELKANHSGIPHGGFVIRSGKTGWNLENNHVIEYSLKLDSNPEFTSCVIVAYARAAYRLYKEGQSGCKTVFDIAPAYLSAKDGAELRKSLL, encoded by the coding sequence ATGAAAATAGGTATTTTAGGATATGGTAATCTTGGACGGGGTGTTGAGTGCGCGATCAAGCAGAATCCGGATATGGAGCTAGCAGCGGTATTTACCAGACGTGCACCGGAGACAGTATCGATATTAACAGAGGGAGCAGCTGTTTGTTCTGTAAATGATGTGGAGCAGTGGAAGGATAAGATCGATGTCATGATCCTCTGCGGCGGCAGTGCTACCGATCTGCCGGAGCAGACACCAAAGTATGCAGAGATGTTCAATGTTATAGACAGCTTCGATACACATGCAAGAATTCCGGAGCATTTTGCAAATGTAGATGCTGCCGCAAAGAAGAATGGTCATGTCGGCATCATCTCAGTAGGCTGGGATCCGGGTATGTTCTCTTTAAATCGTATGTATGCAAATGCGATCTTACCGGAAGGTCGTGATTATACATTCTGGGGAAAAGGTGTCAGCCAGGGACATTCCGATGCGATCCGTCGTGTAGAGGGTGTTAAGGATGGCAAGCAGTATACGATCCCTGTAGAAGCAGCACTGGAAGCAGTCAGAAATGGTGAGAATCCAGAACTTACAACCAGACAGAAGCACACAAGAGAGTGCTTTGTTGTATTAGAGGATGGTGCCGATCCTGTAAAAGTTGAAGAAACGATCAAGAACATGCCAAATTATTTTGCCGATTATGATACGACGGTTCACTTTATCAGTGAAGAAGAATTAAAGGCAAACCACAGTGGAATTCCTCATGGTGGATTTGTGATTCGTTCCGGTAAGACCGGCTGGAATCTGGAAAATAATCATGTGATTGAATACAGCCTGAAGCTGGATTCCAATCCAGAATTCACATCCTGTGTCATCGTGGCTTATGCAAGAGCAGCATACCGTCTGTACAAAGAAGGACAGAGCGGATGTAAGACTGTATTCGATATAGCACCGGCGTACTTAAGCGCAAAAGACGGAGCAGAGCTCCGTAAGAGCTTGTTGTAA
- a CDS encoding extracellular solute-binding protein, with translation MITGSYLKKIISCVLIINLLILCGCGDSGATPSTRENAETKEEYEAALYTARTTPYGKYPEQLTYTLGKLSGANNSNLPDGETYENNAYTRLLNERLNVQNQDVFEAMDEQYTDSVTMVIAQNDLPDVMIVEDLDELQYLVDNDMIADLTDSYNNCMSDTIKNIYGSYGRDILDVVTFGGKIMAIPETNISDGPNLIWLRKDWMDALGLSAPRTLSDVEEIIRQFKEKDPGHNGAGNTVGLVCDTSLCGGCGYSSEYTLDIIFAAYGAFPKQWIYDEDGNVVYGSVQPEAKEALAHIHELYKEGILDQDFLMRTSSNLIELIVDGQCGSFFGPWWAPNNPLMQAVEQNKDAEWQPYLIATEKSGLTSYHTQNPSGKYIVVRKGYEYPEIACKIVSVLFDYLRYNDRDNQEIVDYYKENVDPTARPFAINVDYNNALQICYGELNHVFAGDKSADDLNVLEYSYYEACESYLKDAENASAEDWAAYTSRITACKILNDGRTNKVESLYFGETETMVTDWWSLENLESDTYLKIVTGESSLDEFDRFVENWYQNGGETITKEVRAEIE, from the coding sequence ATGATTACAGGTTCGTATTTAAAAAAGATTATTTCATGTGTGCTGATTATAAATTTATTGATCTTATGTGGATGCGGTGATTCCGGGGCTACCCCCTCCACCCGGGAGAATGCAGAGACAAAAGAAGAATATGAAGCTGCGTTATATACAGCCCGCACGACACCTTACGGAAAATATCCGGAACAGCTTACCTACACACTGGGTAAGCTGTCCGGAGCAAATAATTCCAATCTCCCGGATGGCGAGACGTATGAAAATAATGCTTATACAAGGCTGTTGAATGAAAGGCTAAATGTTCAAAATCAGGATGTGTTTGAGGCTATGGATGAGCAATATACCGATAGTGTGACCATGGTGATCGCACAGAATGATCTTCCGGATGTGATGATCGTGGAGGATCTGGATGAGCTTCAGTATCTGGTGGATAATGATATGATCGCAGATCTGACAGACAGCTATAATAACTGTATGAGCGATACGATCAAGAATATATATGGAAGCTATGGTCGGGATATCCTTGATGTTGTAACCTTTGGCGGGAAGATCATGGCGATACCGGAAACGAATATCTCAGACGGACCGAATCTGATCTGGCTTCGTAAGGATTGGATGGATGCACTTGGGCTGTCCGCACCGAGAACACTCTCGGATGTAGAAGAGATTATAAGACAATTTAAAGAAAAAGATCCCGGACATAATGGGGCAGGAAATACCGTAGGGCTTGTATGTGATACCAGTCTCTGCGGCGGTTGTGGTTATAGCAGCGAATACACATTAGATATTATATTTGCTGCATATGGTGCATTTCCGAAACAGTGGATTTATGATGAGGACGGCAATGTTGTCTATGGTTCGGTTCAGCCGGAGGCGAAAGAGGCACTTGCCCATATCCATGAGTTGTATAAAGAGGGAATTCTGGATCAGGATTTTCTGATGCGGACGAGCAGTAACCTGATCGAGCTGATCGTGGATGGTCAATGCGGTTCTTTCTTTGGTCCCTGGTGGGCACCGAATAACCCGCTGATGCAGGCAGTGGAACAGAATAAAGATGCCGAGTGGCAGCCTTATCTGATCGCAACAGAGAAATCCGGACTTACCAGTTATCATACACAGAATCCTTCCGGTAAGTATATTGTAGTGCGTAAGGGTTATGAATATCCGGAGATTGCATGTAAGATTGTTAGTGTATTATTTGACTATTTGCGGTATAATGACAGAGACAATCAGGAGATTGTCGATTATTATAAAGAAAATGTAGACCCTACCGCCAGACCGTTTGCGATCAATGTAGATTATAACAATGCTTTACAGATCTGCTATGGAGAACTGAATCATGTATTTGCGGGGGACAAATCCGCAGATGATCTGAACGTACTGGAATATTCCTATTATGAGGCATGCGAATCCTATCTGAAGGATGCGGAGAATGCCAGTGCGGAAGATTGGGCGGCGTATACTTCCCGTATCACAGCCTGTAAGATCTTAAACGATGGAAGAACGAACAAAGTAGAGTCGTTATATTTTGGAGAAACGGAAACGATGGTTACAGACTGGTGGAGCCTTGAGAATCTGGAAAGTGACACCTATCTGAAGATTGTAACCGGTGAGAGTTCACTCGATGAATTTGACCGTTTTGTCGAGAACTGGTATCAGAATGGCGGTGAAACGATCACAAAAGAGGTACGGGCTGAGATAGAATAA
- a CDS encoding extracellular solute-binding protein, translating to MKFRKYAAIALAGAMCMSLLAGCGDKKDDTSKDSTTASNAEATSGESTDTSAEEENIKATITVWGPAEDQSPDYGEWLQGRCEAFNKEHPNWDLSFEYGTCSEADAGKTVTQDVSASADVYMFANDQLQTLIDANAISELGGSTADYVKSTNSQAVVDSITVDGGIYGVPFTTNTWFLYYNKKVYSDSDVKSLDTMLEKGKVAFPLTNSWYDAAFYLANGCTLFGDGTDNDAGINFGGDNGKAVTDYLVDLVANKNFVNDESGVGISGMTDGSIAAMFSGSWDYKALHDALGDDLGIAAMPTAKIGGSDKQLLSFAGSKAIGVNPNCEYPQVAVALALYLGNEESQQSHYEARSIVPCNTNLLESDTVKNDALVTAQNDTFNNTSMIQPFVPKMSNFWTPAENFGKALLNGEVTHDNAAEQTEAFNTSLNTDVAE from the coding sequence ATGAAGTTTAGAAAGTATGCAGCAATTGCACTGGCAGGAGCTATGTGCATGTCATTACTCGCAGGATGTGGAGATAAGAAGGATGATACATCTAAGGATTCCACAACAGCATCAAATGCAGAGGCAACATCAGGAGAGAGTACTGATACATCTGCAGAAGAGGAAAACATTAAAGCAACAATTACAGTATGGGGACCTGCCGAGGATCAGTCACCGGATTATGGTGAATGGCTTCAGGGAAGATGTGAAGCATTTAATAAGGAACATCCAAATTGGGATCTTTCATTTGAATATGGTACATGCAGCGAGGCAGATGCAGGAAAGACCGTAACACAGGATGTATCCGCATCAGCAGATGTATATATGTTCGCAAACGACCAGTTACAGACACTGATCGATGCAAACGCAATCTCGGAGTTAGGCGGAAGCACAGCAGACTATGTAAAGTCAACAAACTCACAGGCAGTTGTGGATTCTATCACAGTAGATGGAGGAATCTATGGTGTTCCGTTTACAACAAATACATGGTTTTTATACTATAACAAGAAAGTATATTCAGACAGCGATGTAAAGAGCCTTGATACAATGCTTGAAAAAGGAAAAGTTGCTTTTCCTCTTACAAACAGCTGGTATGATGCAGCATTCTATCTTGCAAACGGATGTACATTATTCGGTGATGGTACAGATAATGACGCAGGAATCAACTTTGGCGGAGATAATGGAAAGGCTGTTACAGATTACCTTGTAGATCTTGTAGCAAATAAGAATTTTGTAAATGATGAATCCGGTGTCGGTATTTCCGGTATGACAGATGGATCTATCGCAGCTATGTTTTCCGGTTCATGGGATTATAAGGCATTACATGATGCACTTGGTGATGATCTTGGAATCGCAGCTATGCCTACAGCCAAGATCGGCGGATCTGACAAGCAGTTACTTTCATTTGCCGGTTCAAAGGCAATCGGTGTAAATCCAAACTGTGAATATCCACAGGTAGCAGTAGCACTTGCCCTGTACCTTGGTAACGAAGAATCACAGCAGTCACATTATGAAGCAAGAAGCATTGTTCCTTGTAACACAAATCTTTTAGAGAGTGATACGGTAAAGAATGATGCATTAGTAACAGCTCAGAACGATACCTTTAACAATACATCTATGATCCAGCCATTTGTACCTAAGATGAGTAACTTCTGGACACCGGCAGAGAATTTTGGTAAGGCACTCTTAAACGGTGAAGTTACACATGATAATGCTGCTGAGCAGACAGAAGCATTCAATACATCATTGAACACAGATGTAGCAGAGTAA
- a CDS encoding nitroreductase, with product MSVVLDEMKTRRSIRKFKPDMVPADVLDQIIEAGTFAANGRGLQSPIIIAVTNKEMRDKIMEMNRKIGGWEEGFDPFYGAPVILIVLADASCPTAVYDGSLTMGNLMLAAHDLGIGSCWIHRAKEGFESEEGKQILEGLGITGDYIGVGHCALGFTDGAYPDVIPRKDNRVYYIR from the coding sequence ATGAGCGTTGTTTTGGATGAGATGAAGACGAGAAGAAGTATCCGGAAGTTCAAACCGGATATGGTTCCGGCAGATGTTCTGGATCAGATCATTGAAGCAGGAACATTTGCTGCAAATGGCAGAGGCTTGCAGTCTCCGATCATTATTGCGGTAACAAATAAAGAGATGCGGGATAAGATCATGGAGATGAACCGTAAGATCGGCGGCTGGGAGGAAGGCTTTGATCCGTTTTACGGAGCACCTGTTATATTGATCGTACTGGCAGATGCATCCTGTCCGACTGCTGTCTATGACGGAAGCCTGACGATGGGAAATCTGATGCTTGCCGCACATGATCTTGGAATCGGAAGCTGTTGGATCCATCGTGCAAAAGAAGGATTCGAAAGCGAAGAAGGAAAGCAGATCCTTGAAGGCCTTGGAATCACCGGCGACTATATCGGTGTCGGACATTGCGCACTTGGATTTACGGATGGAGCGTATCCTGATGTTATTCCAAGAAAGGATAACAGAGTATACTATATTCGCTAA
- a CDS encoding sugar ABC transporter permease, producing MAEATVSKKKKIRRSDYQYTVFKAMRNGDWITRLSFLIMGFGNIVRKQFVKGLSFLVLESIFIYFMIKNGASLLTDFFHLGGAEQEKVWNDAKGIFEYTQGDNSLLMLLYGVATVFIIFAFVCLWVVSVESAYRAQCLHDAGKKVPGFTDDIKSLFDKNLHMFLLPLPVLGIVVFTILPLVFMICMAFTNYSKLDSHTVLFNWVGLKNFAKILNFNDAVGSTFWSVLGWTLVWAVAATFTNYIFGMILAMVINRKGTRCKSVWRSIFMLSAAVPQFVSLLLMRTIFSQNGIVNTLLLNHHIIDNAIPFWSNATVARIMVIVINIWIGIPFTIMQVTGILQSIPEDIYEAAKVDGAGPVKIFFKITLPYMLFVTAPYLITTFAGNINNFNVIYLLSNGAPIPVGKTAGKTDLLVTWLYKLTVDNQYYNLGAVIGIMTFIVLAIVSLITYHNTTSYKDEEGFQ from the coding sequence ATGGCTGAAGCGACAGTAAGCAAAAAGAAAAAAATAAGACGAAGTGATTATCAATATACTGTTTTCAAGGCCATGAGAAATGGTGACTGGATCACCAGATTATCGTTCCTGATCATGGGATTCGGAAACATTGTCAGAAAACAGTTTGTAAAAGGTTTATCATTTCTGGTACTTGAAAGCATATTTATTTATTTCATGATAAAAAACGGTGCATCCCTTCTGACCGATTTCTTCCATCTGGGAGGAGCAGAACAGGAGAAGGTGTGGAATGATGCAAAAGGCATATTTGAATATACACAGGGTGATAATTCCCTTTTGATGTTATTATATGGAGTAGCCACGGTATTTATCATATTTGCATTTGTATGCCTCTGGGTAGTCAGTGTCGAGAGCGCATATCGTGCACAGTGCCTGCATGATGCAGGGAAGAAAGTTCCGGGATTTACAGATGATATTAAGAGTTTATTTGATAAAAACCTTCATATGTTTCTGCTTCCACTTCCGGTACTCGGGATTGTTGTCTTTACGATCTTGCCGCTCGTATTCATGATCTGTATGGCATTTACAAATTACAGTAAGCTGGATTCCCATACGGTATTGTTTAACTGGGTAGGACTGAAAAACTTTGCCAAGATTTTGAATTTTAATGACGCAGTCGGAAGTACATTCTGGTCCGTTCTCGGATGGACGCTGGTATGGGCGGTTGCTGCGACATTTACCAACTATATCTTCGGTATGATCCTTGCAATGGTCATCAATCGAAAGGGAACAAGATGTAAGAGTGTGTGGAGGTCGATCTTCATGTTATCCGCAGCCGTTCCACAGTTTGTATCCCTGCTTTTGATGCGTACGATCTTCAGTCAGAATGGTATCGTAAATACCTTATTACTGAATCATCATATCATCGACAATGCAATTCCGTTCTGGAGCAATGCAACCGTTGCCCGTATCATGGTTATCGTGATCAATATCTGGATCGGTATTCCGTTTACCATTATGCAGGTGACCGGTATCTTACAAAGTATACCGGAAGATATCTATGAGGCCGCAAAAGTGGATGGAGCCGGACCGGTGAAGATCTTCTTTAAGATCACACTTCCATATATGTTATTTGTAACAGCTCCGTATCTGATCACGACTTTTGCAGGTAATATTAATAACTTTAATGTAATCTATCTTCTGTCAAACGGAGCACCGATTCCGGTTGGAAAGACAGCAGGAAAGACCGATCTTCTGGTTACCTGGCTCTACAAGCTGACAGTTGATAATCAGTATTATAATCTGGGTGCGGTTATCGGTATCATGACATTTATCGTTCTTGCGATCGTATCTCTGATCACCTATCATAATACAACATCTTATAAAGACGAGGAGGGATTCCAGTAA
- a CDS encoding sensor histidine kinase, with amino-acid sequence MHKERIDKRIKRRFQNLRLSGKLLVIYILAGFLPIMITLTITYHEMKKILWDRETMILESYLTQTTDALDNELEIYNNLSNYISYNQSIAKILSSDQSTYQNYEQVASVIDPLLSSIMYFHDDVKQVTIYTDACQVKHGSTIAPITTLENEETNYGIVDDNQIHWIVNAKDKTAYSLNRMAMLEQKKAKGLLYVGVDYDSVFQPFNNETVFDNYGVVIEDAEGNCIFKKSVFTEEKQPYELSEEQFFATVGQKDSGYQFIKRESKASGWKIWIYKPDRLIISSIQPILIIAAAAILVSLIAAVACIRIISEFITKRISKLQKKMRNLETGNLGMEIENDSTDEIGDLINGYNSMTKRLDATINEVYRSKIKEKEYEMRALQAQINPHFLYNSLSIINWKALEADQEDISRITLSLSTFYRTALNKGKNILLVRDEIANIKAYLDIQLTMHDDSFDVIYDIDDSILKYETLNLILQPILENAIHHGIDLKQDGRGEIRISGKEDDKDIRFAVSDNGVGMTQEQAELILTADSKGYGVRNVNERIKLYYGAEYAVCIDSEVGRGTTVTIHFPKELHAEIKHS; translated from the coding sequence ATGCATAAAGAACGGATAGATAAAAGGATAAAAAGAAGGTTCCAGAATCTGCGATTATCCGGCAAGCTGTTGGTTATTTATATACTTGCCGGTTTTTTGCCGATCATGATCACGCTGACGATCACCTACCATGAGATGAAGAAGATCCTGTGGGATCGTGAGACAATGATCCTGGAATCGTATCTGACACAGACGACGGATGCGCTTGATAATGAGTTAGAGATTTATAACAATCTTTCTAATTATATATCCTATAATCAGTCGATCGCGAAGATCTTAAGCTCGGATCAGAGTACATATCAGAATTATGAGCAGGTGGCAAGTGTCATAGATCCCCTGCTTTCTTCTATTATGTATTTTCATGATGATGTAAAGCAGGTAACGATCTACACGGATGCCTGTCAGGTGAAGCACGGCAGTACGATCGCCCCCATTACCACGCTTGAAAATGAAGAGACGAACTATGGAATAGTTGACGATAACCAGATCCACTGGATCGTGAATGCGAAGGATAAGACTGCGTATTCGTTAAACCGCATGGCTATGCTGGAGCAGAAAAAGGCGAAGGGTCTGCTCTATGTAGGGGTGGATTATGACAGCGTATTCCAGCCGTTTAATAACGAAACGGTATTTGATAATTATGGCGTTGTGATAGAGGATGCAGAAGGTAACTGCATCTTTAAAAAGAGTGTATTTACAGAAGAAAAACAGCCGTATGAATTATCAGAGGAACAGTTCTTTGCAACAGTAGGGCAGAAGGATTCCGGTTATCAGTTTATTAAGCGGGAGTCGAAGGCATCCGGCTGGAAGATCTGGATCTATAAGCCGGATCGACTGATCATTTCTTCGATTCAGCCAATCTTAATAATTGCTGCAGCAGCAATCCTGGTCAGTCTGATCGCAGCAGTCGCATGTATCCGTATAATTTCCGAGTTCATAACGAAACGTATCAGTAAGCTTCAGAAGAAAATGCGTAATCTGGAAACCGGGAATCTTGGTATGGAGATTGAGAATGACAGTACGGATGAGATCGGTGATCTGATCAATGGTTATAACAGTATGACGAAGCGTCTGGATGCAACGATCAATGAAGTATACCGAAGCAAGATCAAAGAAAAGGAATATGAGATGCGGGCGTTGCAGGCGCAGATCAATCCGCATTTCCTGTATAATTCCCTGTCTATCATTAACTGGAAAGCGTTAGAGGCAGACCAGGAGGATATCAGCCGTATCACGTTGTCGTTGTCCACCTTTTACCGGACAGCGTTAAATAAGGGAAAGAATATCCTGCTTGTCCGGGATGAGATCGCGAACATCAAAGCATATCTGGATATCCAGCTTACGATGCACGATGACAGTTTCGATGTTATCTATGATATCGATGATTCCATTTTAAAATATGAAACACTGAACCTGATCTTACAGCCGATCCTCGAGAATGCGATCCATCATGGCATAGATCTGAAACAGGATGGCAGAGGAGAGATCCGCATCAGTGGAAAAGAGGACGATAAAGATATCCGGTTTGCGGTATCCGATAATGGTGTCGGTATGACCCAAGAACAGGCGGAGCTGATACTGACTGCCGATTCGAAGGGCTATGGTGTGCGAAATGTCAATGAACGTATCAAACTGTATTATGGAGCGGAATATGCGGTTTGTATCGACAGTGAAGTTGGCAGGGGAACGACTGTCACGATCCATTTTCCAAAAGAACTGCATGCAGAAATCAAACATTCATAA